The following nucleotide sequence is from Parcubacteria group bacterium.
CCGGTAATCTTATAGTTAGTATCGGCGGCGGCACTACTGAAGTAGCCGTAATGTCACTTGGCGGCATAGTAACATCCCATTCCCGCCGAGTCGGGGGCAATAAACTTGACCAGGCGATTATTGATTATCTTAAAAGAAAGCACAACTTAGCTATCGGAGAAAGAACGGCAGAACGGATAAAAATTGAAATCGGATCGGCTTTACCCGTAAAAGACGAACTTCAAATCAGCGTAAGAGGAAGAGACATATTAACAGGACTGCCGCGCAACATAACAATATATACCAATGAACTGGTTGAAGCTATCTCGGAGCGCTTAAGAGAAATAATCCAAGCCATAAAATTGGTATTGGCCCAAACACCTCCGGAATTATCAGCCGACATTATGGATAAAGGAATAATTTTAGCCGGCGGTACGGCTCTGCTTAGAAATTTTGACGAGCTAGTGGTAAAAACTACCGGGGTTCTGGCTTACGTCGCCGAAGAGCCTCTTTTTTGCGTAGCCAAAGGAGCGGGATTGGTTTTGGAAAATCTGGAATTTTATAAACGAAATATAACAGCAAAAAGGTAAGGTATGTATCCAAAAATTATAGATTATCTTAATAACTGTATTAAAAGTAACACACTTTCACATGCTTATATTTTTTACGGTCCCGATGAAGTTTCTAAAAGAAAAATCGCGTTTTGGTTTGCCAACAGTATCCTAAAAAATAAAGACGAAAAATTTCCCGCCCAAGGCGAGGCTCGCCAAAGGTGGCACCCCGATATTTTTTCTTTCAAACCCGAAGCCTCTAGCGATATTACGATAGGTTTAATTCGCCAAATGAAAAAATTTATAAGCTTAAGCCCTTATTCGGGGACACATAAGGTCGTGATAATTGAAAATGCAGAAAATTTAAACGATTACGCGCAAAATGCCATTCTAAAAACCTTCGAAGAAGCGCCTGTTCACGCTATAATTATTCTTTGCGTTAAGACATTGGATTCAATTCGTGAAACAATTGTCTCAAGGGGTATAAAACTGCCGTTTTGGCACTCAAACGAACAAAAAGTGGTTCGACTCCGCTCACCACAGGAGGAAAAATCATTTAGTATATTTGACAAGGTGGTTAAAAGCAATAGTTTGGAATTATTTTCTTCTTTTGAAGATTTACACAGCGACAATAAAGCGCCGGCAATTTTTGAACTTTGGATTAAATTTTTAAGAACAAAATTTATTTTTAATCCTGACAAGAAATTATTTGATCTTCTTAAAACAAGCCAGGGTATTTATTTTAAATTAAACGAAACCAATATAAACCCGAAACTGGCTTATGACGAATTACTGCTTAACTTGCAAAACAAATCTTAAAATTTGAAATCAAATATATGGAAATACTGGAAAATTTAAAAAATAATCTTAAAAAAATTAATGAATCATTCAAAGCCGAACTCTCCGGAATAAGAGTCGGCCGAGCCACGCCGGCACTTGTGGAAAATATGTTTGTTGATTATTACGGAACTAAGACGCCATTAAAGCAACTGGCATCAATTTCCGCGCCCGAACCTAGGATGCTTATAATAGAACCGTGGGATAAAAACGCTTTTTCGGCAATAGAGAAGGCAATTTTGATTTCAGGGCTTGGACTTAATCCCATTGTTGATAAAAACTCAATTAAAATAATTATTCCCCAGTTAACCGAAGAACGGCGAGATGCCCTAACTAAAATCGTAAATATAAAGTTGGAAGAATCGAAAATACAAAATCGCGCAAAAAGAGACGACACAATGAAAGAAATCAGCGATCTGTTTAGCGGAAAAAAAATTGCCGAAGATGAAAAATTCAAATTGAAAGAAAAAACTCAAACTATTGTCGACGAAGCCAATAAAAACCTTGAGAACATATCTGAATTAAAAGAAAAAGAAATAAAAGAAAAATAAGCGCTTATGTTATTAACAATCATTATATTTATAGTAATTCTGGGCATTTTGGTACTCGCCCATGAGTGGGGGCATTTTATCGTTGCCCGACGCGCCGGACTAATAGTTGAAGAATTTGGATTCGGATTTCCGCCACGGCTTTTTAGTTTTAAAAGAGGGGAAACTCTCTACTCAATTAACCTGCTCCCTCTGGGAGGATTTGTAAAGATAATGGGAGAAGACGGGAGCGGGGAGAGCAACCCCAGAAGTTTCGCGTCTAAATCCGTCGGCATAAGAAGCTTAATTACCGTAGCCGGCGTCGTAATGAATTTTATCCTAGGAGCGGTTCTTTTAATAATCGGGTTTTACATCGGCCTTCCTCAAGCAATTGACGCAGAAAACGCGGCACTTGCCAGAAATATTCAAATCCAGATCGTTTTAGTAGCTCCAAATTCCCCGGCCGATACCGCCGGTATAAACTTCGGCGATACAATAAAATATCTCAAAGCTGGCGATAAAATTATCAACATAAATGAAATCGCGACTCTTCAGAATGCCGTAAATAAATACTTAGGAAAAAACATAACTTTAGGAATAGAAAGAGTTGGAGCACCAATTGAATTTAAAATAGTACCGCGCGATAATCCGCCGGAAGGAGAAGGCGCGCTAGGAATTGCTCTCGCTAAAACCGGAATTGTCGCTTATTCTTGGTATGAAAGCTTGTGGTTAGGCACAAAGTCGGCTTTTGTCACGACCTGGATGATTGTAACCGGTTTTTTTGGAATTTTAAAAAATTTAATTTTTAACGGCGTTGTTCCAAAAGAGATTTCCGGCCCGATAGGTATTGCCGTTTTGGCGGGACAAGCCACAAGTCTTGGATTTATTTATTTACTCCAGCTTACGGCTTTAATTTCTTTCAATTTAGCAGTTTTAAATCTTTTACCCATTCCCGCTCTGGATGGAGGACGACTTCTGTTTTTCGCCATAGAAAAAATTAAAGGCAGCAGAGTCAACCCCAAAATGGAAAACGCCATCCACTCGGTCGGCATCGTTTTGCTCCTTATCCTCGTCGCG
It contains:
- a CDS encoding rod shape-determining protein, with amino-acid sequence MSFFTKKIGIDLGTVNTLVFIPKKGIILNEPTVVTLSSNGKTILAVGAEAQKMLGRTPENIIAKKPMRDGVIADYHITETMLRYFIQKSLGRFQLTRPDVLVTVPSGSSSTERRAVVDAAINAGAKAAYIVKEPVLAAIGANIPINSASGNLIVSIGGGTTEVAVMSLGGIVTSHSRRVGGNKLDQAIIDYLKRKHNLAIGERTAERIKIEIGSALPVKDELQISVRGRDILTGLPRNITIYTNELVEAISERLREIIQAIKLVLAQTPPELSADIMDKGIILAGGTALLRNFDELVVKTTGVLAYVAEEPLFCVAKGAGLVLENLEFYKRNITAKR
- the frr gene encoding ribosome recycling factor; protein product: MEILENLKNNLKKINESFKAELSGIRVGRATPALVENMFVDYYGTKTPLKQLASISAPEPRMLIIEPWDKNAFSAIEKAILISGLGLNPIVDKNSIKIIIPQLTEERRDALTKIVNIKLEESKIQNRAKRDDTMKEISDLFSGKKIAEDEKFKLKEKTQTIVDEANKNLENISELKEKEIKEK
- the rseP gene encoding RIP metalloprotease RseP, encoding MLLTIIIFIVILGILVLAHEWGHFIVARRAGLIVEEFGFGFPPRLFSFKRGETLYSINLLPLGGFVKIMGEDGSGESNPRSFASKSVGIRSLITVAGVVMNFILGAVLLIIGFYIGLPQAIDAENAALARNIQIQIVLVAPNSPADTAGINFGDTIKYLKAGDKIININEIATLQNAVNKYLGKNITLGIERVGAPIEFKIVPRDNPPEGEGALGIALAKTGIVAYSWYESLWLGTKSAFVTTWMIVTGFFGILKNLIFNGVVPKEISGPIGIAVLAGQATSLGFIYLLQLTALISFNLAVLNLLPIPALDGGRLLFFAIEKIKGSRVNPKMENAIHSVGIVLLLILVALITYRDILKLL